A section of the [Limnothrix rosea] IAM M-220 genome encodes:
- the panB gene encoding 3-methyl-2-oxobutanoate hydroxymethyltransferase, which translates to MRVTPRTLKRYKQEARPIVTLTAWDYAIARLVDLAGVDVILVGDSLAMVALGYENTLPISLDAMIHHTQAVCRGVHNALVVSDLPFLTYQESISQAIHTAGRILKETSAQAIKLEGGHPAIAETVDRLTMLGVPVMGHVGLTPQSVHTLGYRQQGKNATDAERVMNEAIALEQAGAFAVVLEHIPTSLAQTITQKLSIPTIGIGAGAVCDGQVLVTADLLGLSPKSPPFAKQYLNLAELITDAIKTYSDDVRQGEFPANDA; encoded by the coding sequence ATGCGGGTCACACCGAGAACTTTAAAACGATATAAACAGGAAGCGCGTCCGATTGTGACGTTAACGGCATGGGATTATGCGATCGCCCGTCTTGTGGATTTAGCGGGGGTGGATGTCATCTTGGTGGGTGATTCTTTAGCGATGGTTGCGTTGGGCTATGAAAATACCTTGCCCATTAGCCTTGATGCCATGATTCATCATACCCAAGCGGTGTGTCGCGGTGTTCATAATGCCCTAGTTGTGAGTGATTTGCCGTTTTTGACCTACCAGGAAAGTATTTCCCAAGCGATTCACACTGCTGGCCGTATTTTAAAGGAAACCTCTGCCCAAGCGATCAAACTCGAAGGGGGACATCCGGCGATCGCCGAAACGGTAGACCGTCTCACAATGCTCGGTGTGCCAGTCATGGGTCATGTGGGTTTAACGCCCCAATCGGTGCATACCCTCGGTTATCGGCAACAGGGTAAAAATGCGACGGACGCGGAACGGGTCATGAATGAGGCGATCGCCCTAGAGCAGGCGGGGGCTTTTGCCGTGGTGTTGGAGCATATTCCGACGAGCTTAGCGCAGACAATTACCCAGAAATTATCAATTCCCACCATTGGTATCGGCGCGGGTGCAGTTTGTGACGGACAGGTTTTAGTGACGGCTGATCTGTTGGGTTTATCGCCAAAATCACCGCCTTTTGCAAAGCAATATCTCAACCTTGCAGAGCTGATTACCGATGCCATCAAAACCTACAGTGATGACGTACGACAGGGTGAATTTCCAGCGAATGATGCGTAA
- a CDS encoding two-component regulator propeller domain-containing protein, protein MGRISSSCSFLLAGVSLCSSFFLAPQAIAEVAEFVSPIYETAPPPPASIEPEFDLRNENLRVTSLLENWNGDLWVGSWQGLTRIDPNTGAILNRIDLTNYNVEALAMDRVGRIWVGTTQGLLRVDSRSNEVTEHNILLPSNRIVSLLVDQRGYLWVGTDQGLVLVSPDQGLVMTTLKQLPGLRPNAMTLDQGGNLWVGTLLGLVQINTASAFPMQSVRNITGGVVNSLTTAPDGLLWAGTLDGLLVIDPVTGEILRNVTSMRGKSVTSVRFGSDNTVWAGTDEGVVRLKADSGFVLGEVGQLPSRQVLTVAPDVGNKLWVGTYQGLAWVSLTTGLTRPHYGFVQP, encoded by the coding sequence ATGGGACGTATTTCTTCTTCTTGCTCCTTTTTGTTAGCTGGAGTGAGCTTGTGCTCTAGCTTTTTTCTCGCTCCTCAGGCGATCGCCGAAGTTGCGGAGTTTGTCTCGCCCATCTATGAAACAGCTCCCCCACCGCCCGCGAGTATTGAGCCAGAATTTGACCTCCGTAACGAAAATCTCCGGGTGACTTCGCTCCTAGAAAATTGGAATGGTGATTTGTGGGTCGGCTCATGGCAAGGTTTAACGCGCATTGATCCGAATACAGGCGCAATTTTAAATCGTATTGATCTTACCAACTACAACGTTGAAGCCCTTGCGATGGATCGTGTCGGCAGAATTTGGGTCGGGACAACTCAAGGATTGTTGCGCGTTGATTCCCGCAGTAATGAAGTCACGGAACACAATATTTTATTGCCTTCTAATCGCATCGTTTCGCTTTTGGTTGATCAGCGGGGCTATCTCTGGGTGGGGACAGATCAGGGTTTGGTACTGGTTAGTCCAGATCAGGGTTTGGTGATGACGACCCTTAAACAATTACCGGGTTTACGCCCGAACGCCATGACCCTCGACCAGGGTGGTAATCTCTGGGTTGGTACGCTGTTGGGCTTGGTGCAAATCAATACGGCTAGTGCTTTCCCGATGCAGTCTGTGCGCAATATTACTGGCGGTGTGGTGAATAGTTTGACAACGGCTCCGGATGGTTTGTTGTGGGCTGGCACGTTAGATGGGCTATTGGTGATTGATCCGGTGACGGGGGAGATCTTGCGCAATGTGACATCGATGCGTGGTAAGAGTGTGACGAGTGTGCGCTTCGGGTCTGATAATACGGTTTGGGCGGGCACGGATGAAGGTGTTGTGCGCTTGAAGGCTGATAGTGGTTTTGTTTTGGGTGAGGTGGGTCAGTTGCCGTCTCGACAGGTTTTGACTGTTGCGCCGGATGTGGGGAATAAATTATGGGTTGGTACGTACCAAGGTTTAGCTTGGGTTAGTTTGACAACGGGTTTAACTCGTCCCCACTATGGTTTTGTTCAGCCTTAG
- a CDS encoding NYN domain-containing protein translates to MKSLPASALVLVDGYNVIGAWHELKETRDRHGLEMARDELIEVLVNYASHNTYKTKIVFDAQYQKTPSHEEDYTQLLSVCYTAFSETADTYIERTCANFRRTYTIPNRIIVVTSDQAQRHTVVGYGAEWMSSLKLQTAVLAANRKSRYHHKTRQSKRGRHLLNSLDPKTQQMLRQLRHGL, encoded by the coding sequence ATGAAATCCCTACCCGCCAGCGCTCTTGTCTTGGTCGACGGCTACAACGTCATCGGAGCTTGGCATGAACTAAAAGAAACCCGCGATCGCCACGGACTAGAAATGGCAAGAGATGAACTCATCGAAGTTCTGGTCAACTACGCATCCCACAATACCTACAAGACAAAAATCGTTTTCGATGCCCAGTATCAGAAAACACCCAGCCACGAAGAAGACTATACCCAGCTCCTATCCGTCTGCTACACCGCATTTTCCGAAACTGCCGACACATACATTGAACGAACCTGCGCCAATTTTCGCCGCACCTACACCATCCCCAACCGCATCATTGTCGTCACCTCAGACCAAGCCCAACGCCACACAGTAGTCGGCTATGGTGCAGAGTGGATGTCCTCCCTAAAACTACAAACCGCTGTCCTCGCAGCCAATCGAAAATCCCGTTACCACCACAAAACTCGCCAGTCGAAACGGGGGCGACACCTCCTCAATAGCCTCGACCCCAAAACCCAGCAAATGCTTCGACAACTCCGTCACGGACTTTAG